A DNA window from Comamonas fluminis contains the following coding sequences:
- a CDS encoding flavin-containing monooxygenase has protein sequence MIDSTQSSQLRVAIIGAGMSGILAAIKLREDGWQHVVIYEKAARIGGTWRDNSYPGLSCDVPAHAYTYSFAPNAEWSRHMAPGPEIQAYFERMVQQHDLAPCIRFNTEVTACEWRGGAWHLATSDGALQEADVVIAATGVLHHPKYPQIPGLHSFAGQCFHSARWDHGAEIEGQRVGVIGNGSTGAQLISALAGRAAHLSHFQRTAQWILPVENPVFTEAQKQALRDDPVLLKQAQASESYLAIVDHFTRAVIDAESPELAHLQQAVEENLERSIANPVLREKLRPPYRAACKRLIVSPDYYQAIQHPQVALLNEGIECVEPEGIRTRDGVLHPLDVLVLATGFHADRFVRDMNVVGQSGLKLNEVWAERPFAYLAMSVPGFPNFFMLNGPSGPVGNFSLIDVAEAQWNYIAQLLQPLRQGRYQQISVAQAAMNDYETARIAAARKTVWATGCNSWYLDAQGVPATWPWSYAHFREVMTTPNLAHFDCA, from the coding sequence ATGATTGATTCGACGCAGAGCAGCCAGCTGCGCGTGGCCATTATTGGCGCTGGCATGTCCGGCATTCTGGCGGCCATCAAGCTGCGTGAAGACGGCTGGCAGCATGTGGTCATCTATGAAAAAGCGGCCCGCATCGGCGGCACCTGGCGCGACAACAGCTACCCGGGCCTGAGCTGTGATGTGCCTGCGCACGCGTACACCTACTCATTCGCACCGAACGCGGAATGGAGCCGGCATATGGCACCCGGCCCGGAGATTCAGGCCTATTTCGAGCGCATGGTGCAGCAGCATGATCTGGCGCCCTGCATTCGCTTCAACACCGAGGTGACGGCCTGTGAATGGCGGGGCGGTGCCTGGCACCTGGCGACAAGTGACGGCGCACTGCAAGAGGCGGATGTGGTCATTGCCGCCACGGGCGTGCTGCATCACCCCAAATACCCGCAGATTCCGGGGCTGCACAGCTTTGCGGGCCAGTGCTTTCACAGCGCACGCTGGGACCATGGGGCGGAAATAGAGGGCCAGCGGGTTGGCGTGATCGGCAACGGCTCCACAGGGGCGCAGCTGATATCAGCCCTGGCTGGGCGTGCCGCGCATCTCTCCCACTTTCAGCGCACAGCGCAGTGGATTTTGCCGGTGGAAAACCCCGTCTTCACCGAAGCGCAAAAGCAGGCGCTGCGTGATGACCCGGTGCTGCTCAAACAGGCGCAGGCCAGCGAGTCCTATCTGGCCATCGTCGATCACTTCACGCGGGCGGTGATTGATGCCGAATCCCCCGAGCTGGCGCACCTGCAGCAGGCGGTGGAAGAGAACCTGGAGCGCAGCATTGCCAACCCAGTGCTGCGCGAAAAGCTCAGGCCGCCTTACCGCGCAGCCTGCAAGCGTCTGATCGTCTCGCCCGATTACTACCAGGCCATACAGCACCCACAGGTGGCGCTGCTCAATGAGGGCATTGAATGCGTGGAGCCGGAAGGCATTCGCACCAGAGATGGCGTTCTGCACCCGCTGGATGTGCTGGTGCTGGCTACCGGCTTTCACGCAGACCGCTTTGTGCGTGACATGAATGTGGTGGGCCAGAGCGGCCTGAAACTCAATGAGGTGTGGGCTGAGCGGCCTTTTGCCTATCTGGCCATGTCGGTGCCGGGCTTTCCCAACTTCTTCATGCTCAACGGTCCATCGGGCCCGGTTGGTAACTTCTCGCTCATTGATGTGGCCGAGGCGCAGTGGAATTACATCGCCCAGTTGCTGCAGCCTTTGCGCCAGGGGCGCTATCAGCAGATCAGCGTGGCGCAGGCCGCCATGAATGATTACGAGACAGCGCGTATTGCAGCGGCCCGCAAAACCGTCTGGGCCACGGGCTGCAACAGCTGGTATCTGGATGCCCAGGGCGTGCCCGCCACCTGGCCCTGGAGCTATGCGCATTTTCGGGAAGTGATGACCACGCCGAACCTTGCGCATTTCGACTGCGCATGA
- a CDS encoding lipocalin-like domain-containing protein: MKIQAWKAGLLSLMASGLMSAQAQQAPSVQDRQASLVGTWKLVSVDTRMADGSSHASFGQNPEGYLIYGSDGMMSVTMQWAGRKPFAAASAREASEVEKASVSDLFSGYAGRYEVLVDSTVLHHIEVSSYPNWNGVQQPRIYEINGDQLTLRNKQPIAGSVSYLVWRRVK; this comes from the coding sequence GTGAAGATTCAGGCATGGAAAGCAGGGCTGCTCAGCCTCATGGCGAGCGGCTTGATGTCGGCTCAGGCCCAGCAGGCCCCCAGTGTTCAGGACAGGCAGGCTTCACTGGTGGGGACCTGGAAGCTGGTCTCTGTGGACACCCGCATGGCCGACGGCAGCAGCCATGCGAGCTTCGGTCAGAACCCCGAGGGCTATCTGATCTACGGCAGCGACGGAATGATGAGCGTGACCATGCAGTGGGCGGGCCGCAAGCCCTTTGCGGCAGCCAGTGCCAGGGAAGCCAGCGAGGTCGAAAAAGCCTCGGTTTCCGACCTGTTCTCGGGCTACGCGGGGCGCTACGAAGTGCTGGTCGACAGCACGGTGCTGCATCACATTGAGGTTTCGTCCTATCCCAACTGGAATGGCGTGCAGCAGCCGCGCATTTACGAGATCAACGGAGATCAGCTCACGCTGCGCAACAAACAGCCAATTGCAGGCAGTGTTTCCTATCTGGTCTGGAGACGGGTGAAATGA